The Vibrio sp. 16 genome segment TTGAGTTCTTCGCTCAACGTATCGACAAACAAGCAATCACGCGTTTAGAACAGTTCGTTTCTTCTGATTTCGCACAAGTGGACTACACTGACGCAATCCAAATCCTTCTAGACTCAGGTAAAGAATTCGAGTTCCCAGTTGAATGGGGTATCGACATGTCTTCTGAGCACGAGCGCTACCTAGCGGAAGAACACTTCAAAGCGCCTGTAATCGTGAAGAACTACCCGAAAGACATCAAAGCATTCTACATGCGTGCGAACGATGACGGTAAAACAGTTGCAGCGATGGACGTACTTGCACCAGGCATCGGTGAAATCATCGGCGGTTCTCAACGTGAAGAGCGTTTGGAGATCCTAGATGAGCGTATGCGCGAAGTAGGCATCGATCCTGAGCACATGAACTGGTACCGTGACCTACGTAAGTACGGCACAGTGCCACATGCAGGCTTTGGTCTAGGCTTTGAGCGCCTCGTTTCTTACGTAACTGGCATGGGCAACGTACGTGACGTTATCCCATTCCCACGTACTCCTCGCTCTGCGAACTTCTAAGCAAAAATAGAGCGTATAGAATCGATAAACCTCCACATTCGTGGAGGTTTTTTTATACCTAGAGTTCCTGCAACAAACGCGTTTTAAATGGGTTCTTACTTACCAGATTTACGATTAGAAATTTTGCTGAGATAGCACTAAGGTAATTAGGAAAGCGAAATTTGGCAGGAGATAACAATGGCACTCTTTAAAATCGAAGATCTTTCCTACAATGGCGTGGAAAAAGGCGTTCACAGTTGGGATCACCCAAACAGTGACCAACCCTATTACTGGCACCCAGATTGGTTACATATTGCGGAAGACATTACTGGATTACATGCCCAAAAACCACTGGACCTCGCCCAAGGTGAGACGGCAACCGAAGAGCACGCAAAACAGGCAATTATTAACCATTTAAATGACCGAGACAGTCAATAGAACATTCAGCCTCTAGGTCAAGGAGGCTGATTTACATCAACTGCTCGTATCTGCATTCGCCGCATAACGAATGCTTAGCCAGCATAATGCTAACATCACAAAAGGTATCGCTGCTGCGGTGTACTCAGTCCAAGCGAACCCTGCAAAAGATTTGGCTAGAATAACGTGCCCAAACACCAACAAACCCGCGCAGACAATCGCGATACCGATTAACCGAAACTCGTGTTTACTACTCTGCTTTTCCATGTTTAACCTCAACTTTCAAATACCAAGTCATTGAAACATGAAACAAGCGATTCACTGCAACACAGTTGTGACGAAAAACAGCCAAACAGTATGAGCTATTCTGTTACTTTTTCAGCGACTCACTAATCCGCTTCAGCGCCGCTTCTATCTCGCCATCAAACGTAAATGAAACGTTCAACCTAATGCAGTTTTGGTACTGTTGTTGAGAGCTGAACAATCGCCCATAACCGATCGATACACCTTCCCTCTTGAGCGCATAATATAGCTCATAGCTGTCAATCGATTTGTCCAATTGTAGCCAGAGGAAATAACCGCCAGCTGGCTGAAAAACTTGGCAGTTTTCTGGAAAGTGAGCGTGGATATAGTCCAAGTAAACCCGCTGCCTTTCTTGCAGCTGTTTGCGAAGCTTGCGCAAATGGTTGTCATAACTCTCAAACTGAAGGTAATGCGCGATGCCTTGTTGTATGGGCGAACTTCCGGAGAGCGTTGATATGAGCTGCTGCTTTTGAATTCTCTCGCTAAATTGACGAGTGACGACCCAACCGATTCGGTAACCAGGGCAAAGCGATTTAGAAAATGAGCCACAGGTCATCACACGATCTTGGGTATCCCAATACTTGAGCGGCTTTGGCTTTATGTCACCAAAATAGAGCTCAGAGTAAACGTCATCTTCGATCAGAATCACCTTGTACTGGTCAGCGAGTTGGACAATGGTTCGCTTCATTTCATCACTGAGCGTCACCCCCGTTGGGTTGTGAAAATTGGGCATCAACCAACACGCTTTCACACCTTGCCTAAATGCTGCTTCGAGCTTTTGTAGGTCGAGCCCTTTTTCGCCATCAATCGGTATCGTCGCAACAGAAAGATGATGCCGCTTCGCCGCCTGCAACGCTCCATAAAATGCAGGAGCCTCAATCGCGACCGTGTCTTGAGGCTGAGTAGAGACCTGTAAGCTGAGATTGAGTGCTTCCATTGCCCCTGATGTGATGATGATGTCGTCTGGAGAAACATTCACACCTTGATTCAAGTAGCGCTGGGCAATTAAACGGCGCAAGTCTTCATTACCTGGAGGCATATCTTCAATGATCGCACGAGCCGACACTTTACGCCCGGCGCTCGCCAAATGCCGAGTCAGGCTATCGAAAGGGTATAAGTTTGGGTCTGGAAGAGCAGAACCAAACGACACCGCCGCTTGAACGTTGGTCTGCAAAAAGTCGTACAACTCATCATTATATGCGGGTCGAATACTAGGAAGAGCTTCGTACGCTTGTCGTTCCATTTGTGCAGTCACAAAATAGCCCGACTGAGGTTTTGCCAATAACCACCCCTCAGATTCAAGCAATTGATAGGCTTGCAATACCGTTGATGCACTGAGTGAGTAGTTTTGACTGGTTTTACGTACCGACGGGATTTTTTCCCCTGCACGCCAAGTATTAGTTAGGATCTGCTGTTTAATCTCGTTAGCCAGCTCTTGATAGCGATTCATACTTCCCTCTCATCAATCAGGCAAACATATCACAACGTGTCACAAAGTCAGCGCTAGACCACGAAACGATTATCGATTCTCCTTAGTACGCTTAATTTATAGAGGTTTATCACATTAATTATTTACGACTTTGTTACATTTACTGCGTATTAGTGAACTAAATAACCTTATTGATTGGATGAATACAATGACAAAATATAACGAGACCGACATCGAATACAAAGGCGAAAGCAACGGCGTTCACAGCTGGACATCTCCTTCTGGTCAACCGTATTACTGGCACCCAGATTGGCTACATATCGCAGAAGACGCGACCGGCTCTCACCCAAAAACTGAGCTTGACCTACCTCAGGGCGAACAACCTACAGAAAAGCACGCTGTGAAAGCGATCCTTTCTCATCTTAATGAATGGGCAAAAAGCAAACTAAACGCTAACCCTGATATCGAAACACAGGCTCGAGAATCAGAAATCAACTTGAAGAAATAACCCAGCCTTAAATAACCTCAAAAGTTGCGTGCATCACACACGCAACTTTTTTGTTTCTGCCCTAGCAAATCATCAACCAGTCCTTTGGTATTAGGGTCTGTTGATCTTTCGAGCTGATTTTTGCAGCAGTTTGTGGGAAATTTATACAAGGCAGAGGCTTTGAAGTGTAGCTAGCCTACATGAAAAGCCGATAACGCAGTAGAAATGAACCACAAACGCTTCCCGAAGGGTTCGGCTAAAATCGTTTTATGCTTTGTTTAGGGGTATTTACTTAGAATGACTAGGCTACACACCCCTCGCCGCGCCTAAAACGATTTTATCTCGAACAAAATTTAACCGCGAAAGTTCAACAGCCCCTAGTACTAATGTTGTAAATGAGTGTTCATTTACGAAATTTGAAGTTATGATTCCCGGTCCTTTTATTAATTAAGGCAATGGAAGTCTAAAGTCCCCACAAAGGAAGTCGTGATAACGCAAGGGCGAGAAAATGGTCGACTCGAATTACAACGCATCCCTCACACTAAAGCTGTATTTGCTCGCGGCACTGGTTTTTGGCACGTACGGGGGCAGAGTGTGCCCTATGTTAGAATCGCTTACCGCTAGCGAGATACTGTTTCATATTTGCGTCACTTTCACTGGTGTGTACTTGATCAGACACTTTTTGCTCAAGGACCACTCACTGGTTAAAGAAAACCGCTTTGCTCGACTTGATGCTACCCTATTCTTTTTTGCCAGCATTCCTTTAGCTATCTTCTACAACCTGCAATATGACTTCACCCTCGATAGCAATCTTAAGGTGCTGTTTGGCATGACGCTGTTCGGTTTTTTTACTGGACTTATCTTGGAGCTAATCGCCAAACTCACTCAACTAGAACAACTTAAAGGACAACAGGCTTACGCGTTCGAATTGACCGGCGAACGCCAATCGTTAGTCAAGCAGATGATTATGATGGTGAGCCTGCTACTCATCACCTTAACTACCATGCTCACCATGATCGCCGTTAAAGACATTTTTTGGCTAGAGCACAACCCTGAACGAGTGCTCGATGGAACGGGTAAGATCAGCGTGATTAAAGAGTTCATCTTTATTTCATTGGTACTAGGTGGGTACGCGATCACCATAATGGTGTTGTGGTCGAGAGTAATGAAAAAAATCCTGCTTGCGCAGGAGTGCTCTCTTATTGACGTCGCCAAAGGCAATATTGGTACTCGCTTGCCAATCTTCGAGCACAATGAGCTTGGCTCAATGGCGTCACTCACCAATGAAATGCTGGATAGCTTAGAATCAAGTCAGGAAGAGGTAAAAACCACGCGAGATGTGGCCATTGTGAGCTTATCGGCACTTGCAGAATCCCGCGATAACGAAACGGGCGCCCATATTCTACGAACGCAAGAATACATTCGCGCTCTGGCTAACTACCTGAGCCAATTTGAACACCATAAAGCGCTTTTGACGCCAAGCTACATCGAACTGCTGTATAAATCCGCCCCTCTTCACGATGTTGGTAAAGTAGGCATTCCAGACAGTATTTTGCTCAAGCCCGGTAAGTTGACGGATGAAGAATTTGAAATCATGAAGGACCACCCTGAAATTGGGGCCAAAGCTCTGTCGATGGCGGAAAAGCAGCTAGGGAGCAATAGTTTCCTTCAATTAGCAAAAGAGATATCGCTCACGCACCATGAAAAGTGGGATGGGTCTGGCTATCCCAATCAATTGGTAGGTCAAGATATCCCGCTCTCTGGCCGTTTAATGGCGCTGGCTGATGTTTATGATGCGCTAATTTCTGAACGCGTTTATAAAAAAGCTTTTAGCCACGACAAAGCAAAGTCGATCATCCTAGAAGGCAAAGGTCGCCATTTTGACCCAGAGCTTGTTGACGCTTTCCTAGCCATCGAAAATGAATTTGTCGCCATCGCAGACAAGTACCGAGAGATGGAACGAAAAGAAAACGAATTGGAGCTTAATCAAGCTTCCTAATGTTCAATCACGCGCCAGTATCATGCTGGCGCGCAACGCATCAAAACTTCCATTCAACTGATGAAAGTAACGCATTACTTCTGGCCAGAAAGTAGCGAAAACACTCTGTTCACTAAACTTTCTCCTCAAATATAAATTTTGTTTACTTTTGTTCTGATTAACGGTTGTACCCAAGTAGGGAGAAAGGTATAAATAGCGGTATACCCACTTCGACTAACACGGATGATCAATATGTTTGAAAAAGTAGTTGCTGCTCCGGCAGACCCTATTCTTGGCCTTACTGAAGAGTTTAAAAAAGACGCTCGTGCAGAGAAAATCAACCTTGGCGTTGGTATTTACAAAAACGAGCAAGGTGAGACTCCCGTTCTTGCGACAGTTAAGAAAGCAGAAGCGGCTTTGATCGAGACAGAAAAAACCAAGTCTTATTTAACCATTGAAGGTACGGCAGAGTACGGCCTAGCGGTTCAAAAACTTCTATTTGGTGCGGATTCAGACATCGTTACCCACAAACTTGCAAAAACAGCACAAGCTCCCGGTGGCACAGGCGCGCTGCGTGTTGCTGGTGAGTTTATTAAACGCCAACTGGGTGACGCTAAGATTTGGATCAGTAATCCAACTTGGGCTAACCACAACGGTGTGTTTACCGCTGCTGGCATCGAGACGGCTCAATACAGCTACTACAACGCAGAGACAAAAGATAAAGATTTCGCCGCTATGGTTGCTGACCTAGAAAAGGCGTCAGCAGGCGATATCGTTCTTTTACACGGCTGCTGCCATAACCCAACAGGTATTGATCCAACGGCTGAAGAATGGGAAGTACTGGCTAAACTGGTCGCAGATAAGAAACTTCTGCCACTGTTTGACTTTGCTTATCAAGGCTTTGCTAAAGGCGTTGAAGAAGATGCTCAAGGCCTACGTATTTTTGCACAGCACAATAAAGAGATCTTGGTTGCGAGCTCGTTCTCGAAAAACTTCGGTTTGTACAACGAACGTGTTGGTGCATTCACACTGGTAGCAGAATCAGAAGAAGTTGCGACAACTGCGTTTTCTCAAGTTAAAGCCATCATCCGTTCTATTTACTCTAACCCACCAGCTCACGGTAGTGCTGTCGTTACTCACATTCTGAATAACGCTGAACTACGCGCAGAGTGGGAAGCAGAAGTTGCAGAAATGCGTGACCGTATCCAAGAGATGCGCGAGCTTTTCGTAGCAACACTGAAAGAGCAAGGCGTCGACGCTGATTTTAGCTTTATCGAACGTCAAAACGGCATGTTCTCTTTCTCAGGCCTAAGCAAAGAGCAAGTCACTCGACTAAAAGATGAATTTGGTGTTTACATTGTTGGCTCTGGCCGTATCAGCGTTGCAGGCATGACCAAGTCAAACATGCTGCCACTGTGTAAAGGTATTGCCGCTGTTCTTTAACAGCAAATGACGTAAAAGAGCCAGCAATTGCTGGCTCTTTTTTGTTTGTGGGTCAAAGCTCAGTAATAAAATCGCATCGACAAGCCACCCTCATTCGTTGTCGCCGTGCTCTCGTGACGGTGTTTGTAAAACCCACCAAGAGAGATTCTTTCCGTTAGGTCATAATCGGTTCTCAAAACGTAAACTTCTTCATCTAGCGTATCACTGCGCCGCACTTCCATGCTCCCTTCAACGCTCCAGTTTGGACTGAACTGATATCGCGCAGTCAGATTGCCGCCCAACATAAACCGATGATCTTTGGAAATAAACTTGTCCGTCTCGTTGTTGGTCTGATTCGCCCACAGCAGCCCCATTTTAACGCCTGCCAGCAAATCAAAAGAATCGAACATGTTGTATCGGTAAACGACACCCGGAAGAAGGGTATATATTTCCGTGGTAGTTGTTTCCGGGTGAATAAACCGCGCTTCGTAGTCCAGCGCTAACAACCAAGATTGATTGAGTGAGTAATAACCACCAATGGCGAAGGAGGAGACATCACTATTGACACCGATATACTCATCGAGAGAACCCGCACTGGCCTCGGCGTAGACGTAATCGTAATCAATAGGTGAAGTAGGTTCTGTTTGTTGGGCGAAGGTTGCCGTTGAAAAGGCAAAAACGAAGGGGAAAACTCGCCATATTGATGTCACATCCATGTCGACCTCTGCGATTTAATTGACCAAACTTAGAGAAGAAAATGCTCTATTTATAATTACAATATAGCGTTAATTTAGGTACTTATGGAGACTCAAGGCAATAAATTGGGTGTTGCAATACAGAAAACAAACACCCAAGAAAAGAGAAAGGCCTCGATTGAGGCCTTAAAAGGTGATCATAAATTCATCTTGTTGGAGTCTTTGAATATTTGCGTGTGCGCGGCTACTCATTCTCTCTATTTGTTCGTTGTCTAGTTCGTAAGGCATCACGAGTTTTATTTCTTTTATGCCTTCACTCTTCGCAAGCTGAACTAAAGTCACGATGTTTACTTCATCGCTTCGACTGGTTGAAAGTGACTTTAATGCTTGCTCCCACAAGCGGTCTTCTACTGATACCGTTTCTTTAATCGTATCTTTCCACGCCAAGCTAAAAATTGGTGCGAACGTGCTCATTGCTTCCAAGAAAGTCCATCTCTTGCTGCATGAGGCTCCGAGAAAAGAAGTATAGTCAAACACAACACTTGTCTTGCCTTGATGCTCCATATCATCCCCCGTAATAACGGCAACACAGTGTTCTTAATATCTATCAAGGTCTTTGATATAGCAATAGGATATAAAACAATCATCTTTTATACCCCTTTAGCGTTTGAAAAAGCTATATAAAAACCAACGTTGTAACAACATGTGAACAACCTGAATATATAAGAATCCAGTTGCTTAATATTTTACCCTGTAAATAATTTCACTTAGCGAACATCAACAATGCGACTGGCTTTCTTGTATTGAACTCGCCACCCTTGCCATTTCGGTAACTCCCAACGCTTAGGGTCGCCTTTGCGCAAGCCATTTTTATAAACTAGGTAAACCAGTTTCTTTTTCGGCTGATACTCGACCGTCAAATTCAAATCACCCAACGCCAACTCAAACGGGTAAGTTTGAGCGAAATCGTCATACTCCCAGTACGGAACGCCCTCAAATACAAAATCGTCGCTACCGAAAATTTCTAACTCAGAGGCATCGCTGAGCTCTAGCAGATCAAGCTGTTGGGTAAACCAACTGTCAAAGTTGAGCTGATCAATGTCTGTCTCTTCACCTGCCAAACCTAACTCGACATACAATTTCCAATGCTCAATTTGACGAGTTCGCTGTTCGGCGAAACCAGGCAGCAATTCACCACGCTTGACCTGCTCTAATATCGGTTTGACTGCATACTCTCCTTGTGCGGGCTCCAGTTTGTGCGCGACTACGCGCCCCGCATAATGAAGCTCTAGGTTCAGCATTGCTTTCCCATCATCATAAATCACCTCACCTTGCTGCCACACTCCCATTCCTAGCTTTTCAACCAAAGTTAGCTCTGCAGGCATCACAAAGGTCGCTAAGTTTAGCGTCTGCTTCACACCACGCCCAGGTAGGCTGTGAGTATCTAATATAATCGCTGCTTGGGTGCGTGATTTGATTCGAGAGTGTCGTCCTAGCAAGACTTCTAACTCACCGTTTGCTAGCGCGTCTTGGCGTTTTTCTCGCCGCACAAACAAGAGCTCTGGATGCAGCGATACAATCGCTTCCACTAATGCATTGCGATCATAACGTGAAGCAACGCACAGTTGCGGCAGTTCAAAGGCTTCACGCATCTGCCTTGCCAGGCCTTGAGCTTCTTTAAGTACCTCTGGTTCTACCGTAACTCCCGCTAGGGTTTCGCCTCTCACCAAACGAATCGCTAGTTCACCGTCACAACCGACCGGTTCCTCTTGATCCAGCTTTTCTAGCAATTCCTCATTTGAGGACATTCGATACAGAGTTGCGGGCGTTGCCAATACTGCCGTGAGGTCGACCATCGCCTCTTTCAACGCTTTACTTGGCATACGCGTGACAAGATCGGCGTATAGAGCGTCTATCGGTAATGGAGAAATTTTGTGCCCGTGTGGCGTCGCGAGACCATGCTCATCGATTGCTCCCATCGAAGTCAACACACCGGTCGCTTGATAGAGTGCTTTTTGCGGTAGCGGCTCGAGAAATTCAAGCGCAGTCAGTGGATAGCCGCAGTCGGCGGCACATAACATCGCTTCGGTAAGCGTTTCCCTGTGCATTTCGGGCGGAGTCACCGACAACAACGCCGCATGTTCTCCATAAAGACGAATGCAAATGCCATCCATTACTCGCCCTGCTCGTCCTGCGCGTTGTTTGGCGCTGGCTTTGGAAATGTGTTTTAAGCTCAAGGTTGTGCGGCCGTTACGTTGCTCTGTCCGTCGTTCAAGCCCAGAATCAATCACGGCAACAATATTGGGGATAGTCAGGGAAGTTTCTGCAACGTTGGTGGCTAAAACAACTTTTCTAGTCGCCTGAACCGTCAGAGCGACTTGGCGCTGCTCATCAGTCACAGAAGCATGAAGCGGTGCGACAATTATATTTTCTATCGTCTTTAAAGCCGCTTGGCACTGAGTGATTTCTTTTCGCCCCGGTAAAAAGACCAAAATATCCCCTTCCATATCAAGCAATGCTTCAACTTCGGCTTTGACTCTTTGTTCTAGATGTCGACTATCAGGAAGCTGTCGTGAATCGGTCACGCGATGCCCTATCGCGACATCGAAATTTCGCCCTTCTGCGAACAAACGCTCGGCACCAACATATTTGGCGAGTTTGTTGCCTTCGATCGTCGCAGAGGTAATCACTAGCCGATGTGTTGACCTCTTTTTGAGCAAAGCCACCAGCAAGTCGGTATCCCAACGTCGTTCATGAAATTCATCAACAATGATCGTCGAAAATTCAGCCAATTGGTTTTCTGCGTACCAGCGAAGCGCAACCCCAGGAGTGACAAAGACAATTTCACTCGCCTCACAGAATCGATTCTCAAGCTTGATTGCGTAACCGATGGACTCACCGACAGGCTCACTTTTTTGCTCAGCCAAAAATTGGGCAAGTGACGTACACGCAATGCGCCTCGGTTCGACAACCAACACCCGACCAGTTTGCGCAGCCCAAAGCGGTAAGCAGGTCGATTTTCCCGATCCTGTTTCGGCTTCAACGATCAAATCATGTGACTGAATCTGGTCTAAAAACGTGGTTTTTATGGCGTTAATTGGTAGGTCGTTCATTGTTTGTCTAAAGTTAACCGCAGGGCCGTGAAGTATATCTTGAAACCACCCTTGTTTGCAGGAATATCAGTTTACAACACTGGTTTGAATCCCTATCATTTTCGGGTTC includes the following:
- a CDS encoding PLP-dependent aminotransferase family protein produces the protein MNRYQELANEIKQQILTNTWRAGEKIPSVRKTSQNYSLSASTVLQAYQLLESEGWLLAKPQSGYFVTAQMERQAYEALPSIRPAYNDELYDFLQTNVQAAVSFGSALPDPNLYPFDSLTRHLASAGRKVSARAIIEDMPPGNEDLRRLIAQRYLNQGVNVSPDDIIITSGAMEALNLSLQVSTQPQDTVAIEAPAFYGALQAAKRHHLSVATIPIDGEKGLDLQKLEAAFRQGVKACWLMPNFHNPTGVTLSDEMKRTIVQLADQYKVILIEDDVYSELYFGDIKPKPLKYWDTQDRVMTCGSFSKSLCPGYRIGWVVTRQFSERIQKQQLISTLSGSSPIQQGIAHYLQFESYDNHLRKLRKQLQERQRVYLDYIHAHFPENCQVFQPAGGYFLWLQLDKSIDSYELYYALKREGVSIGYGRLFSSQQQYQNCIRLNVSFTFDGEIEAALKRISESLKK
- a CDS encoding HD-GYP domain-containing protein, producing the protein MVDSNYNASLTLKLYLLAALVFGTYGGRVCPMLESLTASEILFHICVTFTGVYLIRHFLLKDHSLVKENRFARLDATLFFFASIPLAIFYNLQYDFTLDSNLKVLFGMTLFGFFTGLILELIAKLTQLEQLKGQQAYAFELTGERQSLVKQMIMMVSLLLITLTTMLTMIAVKDIFWLEHNPERVLDGTGKISVIKEFIFISLVLGGYAITIMVLWSRVMKKILLAQECSLIDVAKGNIGTRLPIFEHNELGSMASLTNEMLDSLESSQEEVKTTRDVAIVSLSALAESRDNETGAHILRTQEYIRALANYLSQFEHHKALLTPSYIELLYKSAPLHDVGKVGIPDSILLKPGKLTDEEFEIMKDHPEIGAKALSMAEKQLGSNSFLQLAKEISLTHHEKWDGSGYPNQLVGQDIPLSGRLMALADVYDALISERVYKKAFSHDKAKSIILEGKGRHFDPELVDAFLAIENEFVAIADKYREMERKENELELNQAS
- a CDS encoding amino acid aminotransferase, yielding MFEKVVAAPADPILGLTEEFKKDARAEKINLGVGIYKNEQGETPVLATVKKAEAALIETEKTKSYLTIEGTAEYGLAVQKLLFGADSDIVTHKLAKTAQAPGGTGALRVAGEFIKRQLGDAKIWISNPTWANHNGVFTAAGIETAQYSYYNAETKDKDFAAMVADLEKASAGDIVLLHGCCHNPTGIDPTAEEWEVLAKLVADKKLLPLFDFAYQGFAKGVEEDAQGLRIFAQHNKEILVASSFSKNFGLYNERVGAFTLVAESEEVATTAFSQVKAIIRSIYSNPPAHGSAVVTHILNNAELRAEWEAEVAEMRDRIQEMRELFVATLKEQGVDADFSFIERQNGMFSFSGLSKEQVTRLKDEFGVYIVGSGRISVAGMTKSNMLPLCKGIAAVL
- a CDS encoding outer membrane beta-barrel protein, whose product is MDVTSIWRVFPFVFAFSTATFAQQTEPTSPIDYDYVYAEASAGSLDEYIGVNSDVSSFAIGGYYSLNQSWLLALDYEARFIHPETTTTEIYTLLPGVVYRYNMFDSFDLLAGVKMGLLWANQTNNETDKFISKDHRFMLGGNLTARYQFSPNWSVEGSMEVRRSDTLDEEVYVLRTDYDLTERISLGGFYKHRHESTATTNEGGLSMRFYY
- a CDS encoding helicase-related protein; the encoded protein is MNDLPINAIKTTFLDQIQSHDLIVEAETGSGKSTCLPLWAAQTGRVLVVEPRRIACTSLAQFLAEQKSEPVGESIGYAIKLENRFCEASEIVFVTPGVALRWYAENQLAEFSTIIVDEFHERRWDTDLLVALLKKRSTHRLVITSATIEGNKLAKYVGAERLFAEGRNFDVAIGHRVTDSRQLPDSRHLEQRVKAEVEALLDMEGDILVFLPGRKEITQCQAALKTIENIIVAPLHASVTDEQRQVALTVQATRKVVLATNVAETSLTIPNIVAVIDSGLERRTEQRNGRTTLSLKHISKASAKQRAGRAGRVMDGICIRLYGEHAALLSVTPPEMHRETLTEAMLCAADCGYPLTALEFLEPLPQKALYQATGVLTSMGAIDEHGLATPHGHKISPLPIDALYADLVTRMPSKALKEAMVDLTAVLATPATLYRMSSNEELLEKLDQEEPVGCDGELAIRLVRGETLAGVTVEPEVLKEAQGLARQMREAFELPQLCVASRYDRNALVEAIVSLHPELLFVRREKRQDALANGELEVLLGRHSRIKSRTQAAIILDTHSLPGRGVKQTLNLATFVMPAELTLVEKLGMGVWQQGEVIYDDGKAMLNLELHYAGRVVAHKLEPAQGEYAVKPILEQVKRGELLPGFAEQRTRQIEHWKLYVELGLAGEETDIDQLNFDSWFTQQLDLLELSDASELEIFGSDDFVFEGVPYWEYDDFAQTYPFELALGDLNLTVEYQPKKKLVYLVYKNGLRKGDPKRWELPKWQGWRVQYKKASRIVDVR